The following coding sequences lie in one Methylosinus sp. H3A genomic window:
- a CDS encoding NADH-quinone oxidoreductase subunit C, with product MISLRETMRGGRRIDQSRPWPRHVVDQTGWLRAIREISKGHGDMLGLWSDGADVHMAVLDRESSDIAIVTIECPNGCFPSVGHMHPPALRLERAIRDIYGLRAEGLPDTRNWLDHGRWGVRHPGARPEPCEASGDSYAFLAAEGVPLHQIPVGPVHAGIIEPGHFRFSANGEVVVRLEERLGYVHKGTEQLMVRAPLDRAARLAGRVSGDSTVAYALAFAKAVESSLDIEVPRRAVYLRALMAELERIANHVGDIGAICNDASFSLMHTHCAILRERILRTASVCFGHRLMMDRVAPGGVATDLSIEGEGALRALLSDAKRLIPRFIQLYGDTTSIQDRTVGAGHLRADLANQYGCGGVIGRASGRGFDARRSPGYAPYSELSFKVGSAHAGDVDARVWVRFDEVKESLGLIEQILDKMPAGPVSTDSLPASSEGSEGAALVESFRGDILVWVRIGATRTVQRCHLRDSSWFQWPLLEAVIEGNIVADFPLLNKSFNCSYSGHDL from the coding sequence ATGATTTCGCTTCGAGAGACGATGCGGGGAGGGCGCCGGATCGACCAGTCGCGTCCTTGGCCGCGCCATGTCGTCGATCAGACCGGCTGGCTTCGCGCGATCCGCGAAATCAGCAAGGGCCATGGCGACATGCTGGGCCTTTGGAGCGATGGCGCGGATGTTCACATGGCTGTATTGGACCGAGAGTCTTCGGACATCGCCATCGTCACCATCGAATGTCCGAACGGCTGCTTTCCCTCAGTCGGCCACATGCATCCGCCCGCCTTGCGGCTCGAGCGCGCGATCCGCGACATCTATGGCCTGCGCGCGGAGGGCCTGCCCGACACGCGGAACTGGCTCGATCATGGCCGCTGGGGCGTGCGACATCCCGGCGCGAGGCCGGAGCCGTGCGAAGCGTCGGGCGATTCTTACGCATTCCTTGCGGCGGAAGGCGTGCCCCTCCACCAAATCCCCGTGGGGCCCGTCCATGCCGGCATCATAGAACCCGGCCACTTCCGTTTTTCGGCGAATGGAGAGGTCGTCGTCCGTTTGGAGGAGCGCCTGGGATACGTCCACAAGGGCACGGAGCAATTGATGGTCCGTGCGCCGCTCGATCGCGCTGCGCGTCTCGCCGGACGCGTTTCCGGCGACAGCACCGTCGCTTACGCTCTCGCTTTCGCTAAGGCCGTCGAATCCTCGCTCGACATCGAGGTCCCGCGACGTGCGGTCTATCTGCGGGCGCTGATGGCCGAATTGGAACGCATCGCCAATCATGTCGGCGATATCGGCGCGATCTGCAACGACGCCTCCTTTTCCCTGATGCACACGCATTGCGCCATTCTCCGCGAACGAATTCTCAGAACCGCCTCCGTGTGTTTTGGCCACAGGCTCATGATGGATCGCGTCGCGCCTGGCGGCGTTGCGACCGACCTGTCTATTGAAGGCGAAGGCGCGCTGCGCGCTCTGCTGAGCGACGCGAAACGTCTCATTCCTCGATTCATCCAGCTCTATGGCGACACGACGTCCATACAGGATCGCACGGTCGGAGCAGGCCACCTGCGTGCCGATCTGGCGAATCAATATGGCTGCGGCGGCGTCATCGGACGCGCCTCTGGCCGCGGCTTCGACGCGCGCCGCTCGCCGGGCTATGCGCCCTATTCTGAGCTCTCCTTCAAGGTCGGCTCGGCGCATGCAGGGGATGTCGACGCGCGGGTCTGGGTGCGGTTCGACGAGGTCAAGGAGTCGCTCGGATTGATCGAGCAGATTCTCGACAAGATGCCGGCTGGGCCCGTGTCGACCGACAGTCTGCCTGCGTCGAGCGAAGGCAGCGAGGGCGCTGCGCTCGTCGAGAGTTTTCGTGGCGACATTCTCGTTTGGGTGAGGATCGGAGCGACGAGAACGGTGCAGCGATGTCATCTGCGCGATTCGTCATGGTTCCAATGGCCTCTGCTCGAAGCCGTGATCGAGGGCAATATCGTCGCTGACTTCCCCCTTCTCAACAAATCGTTCAACTGTTCCTATTCGGGGCACGACCTTTAG
- a CDS encoding NADH-quinone oxidoreductase subunit B family protein, translated as MRKFLFQGLLRAPLTELAPSPDDAAIGELAGILDSASRRRFGRSLSIREIDAGSCNGCELEIHALGNAFYDLERFGLRFVASPRHADVLMVTGPVTKNMCEALERTYAATPDPKWVVAIGDCAFDGGMFAGSYACVGAVSEVMPVALHIRGCPPDPVALLRGLIALVDNRS; from the coding sequence ATGCGCAAGTTTCTGTTCCAAGGTCTGCTGCGCGCGCCGTTGACGGAGCTCGCGCCCTCGCCTGACGACGCGGCGATCGGCGAGTTGGCCGGCATTCTCGACAGCGCGAGTCGTCGCAGGTTCGGCCGGAGTCTGTCGATCCGCGAGATCGACGCCGGTTCATGCAATGGCTGCGAACTCGAAATACATGCGCTCGGCAATGCTTTCTATGATCTCGAACGATTCGGGCTGCGCTTCGTCGCCTCGCCGCGACACGCCGACGTTCTCATGGTGACGGGTCCTGTAACGAAGAACATGTGCGAGGCATTGGAGCGGACTTATGCCGCGACGCCCGATCCGAAATGGGTCGTCGCCATCGGCGATTGCGCCTTCGACGGCGGCATGTTCGCGGGGAGCTATGCGTGCGTCGGAGCCGTCTCGGAAGTGATGCCGGTCGCCCTCCACATTCGCGGCTGTCCGCCAGATCCTGTTGCGCTTCTGAGAGGACTCATCGCGCTTGTCGACAATCGGTCATGA
- a CDS encoding M10 family metallopeptidase C-terminal domain-containing protein → MFGSNYNDILYGDANANIIYGGSGDDTIYGGGGSDILYGGDGNDTLIAGPGNSLLYGNAGSNTFKFLNASDSISTPTVAPSIIEDFKTGIDKIDISAISPTNVAIIQENGFYTLQATGWTGAILSVRSVNAFVLSDVITTIPGVTLTGTPGPDQLVGGPGNDTIIGNGSADALTGGAGDNTFVYNTASDSTPAAYDIIHDFKTGLDKVDMTALNPTSISLVRYQGGTYIFGGAASGYFEVASTQDINAADILGLQTGVFMQGGSTAGSTGVETLIGSAFGETIAAGSGIDLITGGGGADALVAGAGADTFVYNAANDSTPVSYDIIHGFKTGTDKVDMTALNPTSISLVRYQGGTYIFGGAASGYFELASTQDINASDILGLQTGVFMQGGSTAGSTSVETLTGSNLGETIAAGNGIDRIIGGGGADALVAGAGADTFVYNTASDSTPVSYDIIHGFKTGTDKVDMTALNPTSISLQRYQGGTYIFGGAVSGYFELASTQDINASDILGLQTGVFMQGGSTAGSTTVETLTGSSFGETIAAGNGIDTIIGGGGADSLVAGAGADTFVYKAISDSTTSSYDIIHGFKSGTDKVDLTAVRAGAADTFGLLNTANGSYLFVDLQGNGTTDMEIAFTSNNVTAADIKW, encoded by the coding sequence ATGTTCGGGTCGAATTACAACGACATTCTCTACGGCGACGCGAATGCGAACATCATCTACGGCGGCAGCGGCGATGATACAATCTATGGCGGCGGCGGCAGTGACATTCTCTACGGCGGCGACGGCAATGACACACTCATCGCCGGTCCCGGCAATAGCCTCCTTTACGGTAATGCGGGCAGCAATACGTTCAAATTCCTGAATGCCAGCGACTCGATTTCAACGCCAACGGTCGCACCCAGTATTATTGAAGACTTCAAGACCGGCATCGACAAAATCGACATCTCGGCAATTTCTCCCACCAATGTCGCAATCATTCAGGAAAACGGCTTCTATACGCTGCAAGCCACAGGCTGGACAGGAGCCATCCTTTCCGTGCGCTCAGTCAATGCCTTCGTTCTGTCAGATGTCATTACGACTATTCCGGGCGTAACACTGACGGGCACGCCCGGACCCGACCAGCTCGTGGGCGGACCAGGCAATGATACGATCATTGGCAATGGCAGCGCGGACGCGCTCACGGGTGGGGCGGGCGATAATACATTCGTCTACAACACGGCCAGCGATTCAACGCCGGCCGCCTATGACATCATCCATGATTTCAAGACCGGCCTGGACAAGGTCGACATGACCGCGCTGAACCCGACCTCGATCAGCCTCGTGCGCTATCAGGGCGGCACCTACATATTCGGCGGCGCGGCCTCGGGCTATTTTGAAGTCGCCTCGACCCAGGACATTAACGCCGCTGATATTCTCGGTCTGCAAACGGGCGTCTTCATGCAGGGCGGCTCAACGGCGGGATCAACAGGCGTCGAGACGCTGATCGGCTCTGCTTTCGGCGAAACAATCGCGGCAGGCAGCGGCATTGACCTGATCACCGGCGGCGGCGGCGCCGATGCCCTCGTGGCCGGAGCCGGAGCCGATACTTTCGTCTACAACGCGGCCAACGATTCAACACCCGTCAGCTATGACATTATCCACGGGTTCAAAACCGGGACGGACAAGGTCGATATGACCGCGCTGAACCCGACCTCGATCAGCCTCGTGCGCTATCAGGGCGGCACCTATATTTTCGGCGGCGCGGCCTCGGGTTACTTCGAGCTTGCCTCGACCCAGGACATTAACGCTTCCGATATTCTCGGCCTGCAAACGGGCGTCTTCATGCAGGGCGGCTCAACGGCAGGATCAACAAGCGTCGAAACGTTGACCGGCTCCAATTTGGGCGAAACAATCGCGGCGGGCAATGGCATTGACCGGATCATTGGCGGCGGCGGCGCCGATGCCCTCGTGGCGGGAGCCGGGGCCGATACTTTCGTCTACAACACCGCCAGCGATTCAACACCTGTCAGCTATGACATTATCCACGGGTTCAAAACCGGGACGGACAAGGTCGATATGACCGCGCTGAACCCGACCTCGATCAGTCTGCAGCGCTATCAGGGCGGCACCTATATTTTCGGCGGTGCGGTCTCGGGTTACTTCGAGCTTGCCTCGACCCAGGACATTAACGCTTCCGATATTCTCGGCCTGCAAACCGGCGTCTTCATGCAGGGCGGCTCAACAGCGGGATCAACAACCGTTGAGACGCTGACCGGCTCCAGTTTTGGCGAAACGATCGCCGCAGGCAATGGCATTGATACGATCATTGGCGGCGGCGGCGCGGACTCCCTCGTGGCCGGAGCCGGGGCCGATACTTTCGTCTACAAGGCGATCAGCGACAGCACGACTTCGTCCTATGACATCATCCACGGGTTCAAGAGCGGCACGGATAAGGTCGATCTGACAGCCGTACGCGCGGGTGCGGCCGATACGTTCGGCCTGCTGAACACGGCCAATGGCAGTTACTTATTCGTCGATCTCCAGGGCAACGGCACCACGGATATGGAGATTGCCTTCACCTCCAATAACGTGACCGCCGCCGACATCAAATGGTAG
- a CDS encoding DDE-type integrase/transposase/recombinase, translating into MDFLLRAKRDVGAAKAFFRRAFARHGRPPRKITLDGYQASHRAAPAMRRSRSPASNSCIASGRVNSR; encoded by the coding sequence GTGGATTTTTTGCTGCGCGCGAAGCGAGATGTCGGCGCCGCCAAAGCGTTTTTCCGTCGTGCGTTCGCGCGCCACGGACGGCCGCCGCGCAAAATCACTCTCGACGGATATCAGGCGTCACATCGGGCGGCGCCCGCCATGCGGCGATCACGATCGCCGGCGTCGAACTCATGCATCGCATCAGGAAGGGTCAATTCGCGCTGA
- the cas1c gene encoding type I-C CRISPR-associated endonuclease Cas1c, which yields MVDRRHLNTLYVSTEGAYVRKDGENAVVEVDGGERLRVPLHKLGSIAPFGRVTISTGLMAAAVESGIAITHFSDNGRFLARVEGPVSGNVLLRRDQFRVHESEAASANFAAVIIIAKASNQRAVLQRALRDHGDGLDQTARDALHSSVEHLADAARRCLKPRALDEVRGVEGEAARAYFGVFDHLICVKEPGLRFGARSRRPPLDAVNALLSFLYTLLAHDCRSALEGVGLDPAVGFLHRLRPGRPSLALDLMEELRPHLADRLALINRGEIGVSDFRLFENGAVLLNDDARKQVLVAFQERKREEIEHPFLKEKLAIGLLPHIQARLLAKAVRGDLDGYPPMIWK from the coding sequence ATGGTCGACCGCCGCCACCTCAACACGCTCTATGTCTCCACCGAGGGCGCTTATGTACGCAAGGACGGAGAGAACGCCGTAGTCGAAGTGGACGGCGGGGAGCGGCTGCGCGTGCCGCTGCACAAGCTCGGCTCCATCGCGCCGTTCGGTCGCGTGACCATCTCTACTGGCCTGATGGCGGCGGCGGTGGAGTCGGGAATTGCTATCACTCATTTCTCCGACAATGGCCGCTTTCTCGCTCGCGTCGAGGGACCGGTCTCGGGCAATGTGCTGTTGCGCCGCGATCAGTTCCGTGTCCATGAGAGCGAGGCGGCGAGCGCGAACTTTGCTGCTGTGATCATTATCGCCAAAGCCTCCAACCAGCGTGCAGTATTGCAAAGGGCGTTGCGCGATCACGGCGACGGATTGGATCAGACCGCCAGAGACGCTCTGCATTCTTCCGTAGAACATCTGGCAGACGCGGCTCGCCGCTGTCTGAAGCCTCGCGCGCTCGACGAGGTGCGCGGCGTGGAAGGCGAGGCCGCGCGCGCCTATTTCGGGGTTTTCGATCATCTGATCTGCGTGAAGGAGCCGGGTCTACGCTTTGGCGCCCGCTCACGCCGTCCGCCGCTTGATGCGGTCAATGCGCTCTTGTCGTTCCTCTATACCTTGCTGGCTCACGATTGCCGGTCGGCGCTCGAAGGCGTCGGGCTCGATCCGGCGGTGGGATTTCTGCATCGTCTGCGTCCCGGACGCCCGAGTCTCGCGCTGGATCTGATGGAGGAGTTGCGTCCCCATCTGGCTGATCGGCTGGCGCTGATCAATCGCGGCGAAATCGGCGTGAGCGATTTTCGCCTGTTCGAGAATGGCGCTGTGCTTCTCAACGATGATGCGCGTAAGCAGGTGCTTGTCGCGTTTCAGGAACGCAAGCGCGAGGAAATCGAGCACCCTTTCCTGAAGGAAAAACTGGCCATCGGCCTGCTGCCCCACATTCAGGCGCGACTGCTGGCCAAGGCGGTGCGCGGCGATCTCGACGGCTATCCGCCGATGATCTGGAAATAG
- a CDS encoding IS630 family transposase translates to MKPVTRRVWAPVGERPIAHGHHRFDWLYVTAFVSPASGETFWYVHDGVSKPFFAALLETFAREAKAGVDRTIVLVIDNAGWHGEAGLSVPDGVRLVFLPPYTPELQPAETLWALVDEPIVNKHIGTIEELDAIIGERCAALASERDIIKSRAGFHWWPKIAKPK, encoded by the coding sequence CTGAAACCGGTCACGCGGCGCGTCTGGGCGCCCGTCGGCGAGCGGCCGATCGCGCATGGCCATCATCGCTTCGACTGGCTCTATGTGACCGCCTTCGTCTCGCCGGCGAGCGGCGAGACCTTCTGGTACGTGCACGACGGCGTCTCGAAGCCGTTTTTCGCGGCGCTGCTCGAGACCTTCGCGCGCGAAGCCAAGGCCGGCGTCGATCGCACGATCGTGCTCGTCATCGACAACGCCGGCTGGCACGGCGAGGCTGGTCTGAGCGTGCCGGATGGCGTGCGACTGGTTTTTCTGCCGCCCTATACGCCGGAGCTGCAACCCGCCGAGACCTTATGGGCTCTCGTCGACGAGCCGATCGTCAACAAGCACATCGGAACGATAGAGGAACTCGACGCGATCATCGGCGAAAGATGCGCCGCGCTCGCGAGCGAGCGCGACATCATCAAAAGCCGCGCCGGCTTCCATTGGTGGCCAAAAATCGCCAAGCCGAAGTAA
- a CDS encoding transposase, producing MSRASADLPEDPAELRRFAAALSAEVHAKTLLIEKLKMQLAVLRRARFGRSSEKLDRDIEQLELLIGDMEESDAERQARSEATTSGASSSKSKKKPSVRVPLPDQLPLETIVHDAPCVCPTCGGNKFGPVGADEREMLEYVASHFKRVLHVRPKMSCLACETIVQAPMPTLPIEKGRPGPALLAHVIVSKYCDHLPLHRQSGIYAREGVTIDRSVMAGWVGADRHAAAEGGERALRARRRRCRGGRTRRYRERRTPPCPHARSHSRRSELGADSRGQARLRGN from the coding sequence ATGTCGCGCGCCTCTGCCGATTTGCCCGAAGACCCCGCCGAACTGCGGCGCTTTGCGGCGGCGCTCTCCGCGGAAGTTCACGCCAAAACGCTGCTGATCGAGAAGCTGAAAATGCAGCTCGCCGTTTTGCGGCGCGCGCGCTTCGGGCGTTCATCGGAAAAGCTCGACCGCGACATCGAACAGCTCGAATTGCTGATCGGCGACATGGAGGAGAGCGACGCCGAGCGGCAGGCGCGAAGCGAAGCGACCACGAGCGGCGCTTCGTCATCGAAGTCGAAGAAGAAGCCGTCCGTTCGCGTTCCTCTGCCCGATCAACTCCCGCTCGAGACGATCGTCCACGACGCGCCCTGCGTCTGCCCGACCTGCGGCGGAAACAAATTCGGACCGGTAGGCGCCGACGAGCGCGAGATGCTGGAATACGTCGCCTCGCACTTCAAGCGCGTCTTGCATGTGCGGCCGAAGATGAGCTGCCTCGCCTGCGAGACGATCGTTCAGGCGCCCATGCCGACGCTGCCGATCGAGAAGGGACGGCCGGGGCCGGCGCTGCTCGCTCATGTGATCGTCTCCAAATACTGCGATCATCTTCCGCTGCATCGCCAGTCCGGCATTTACGCGCGCGAGGGCGTGACGATCGACCGTTCGGTCATGGCCGGCTGGGTCGGCGCAGATCGTCACGCTGCGGCAGAAGGCGGAGAGCGCGCCCTCCGCGCACGCCGCCGCCGCTGTCGCGGAGGAAGAACCCGCCGATATCGTGAGCGCCGCACGCCGCCTTGCCCTCACGCGCGATCTCATTCGCGCCGATCCGAGCTGGGCGCGGATTCGCGAGGCCAAGCCCGCCTGCGAGGCAATTAA
- a CDS encoding HlyD family secretion protein codes for MKLRLLTLPRIATTSTLAAAAIIVAWRLWVHYEQEPWTRDARVRADVVAVAADVSGLVSEVLVHDDQFVHKGDALFRIDRERFILALRQAEAILDGRTAALDAVTKDLARYRALEATKTIAVSKQQLDAAISAQAQAQAASRQAAADRDIARLNLERSEVRASVSGPLTNFDLRPGAYVTAGKGVAALIDAESLHVDGYFEETKLPMIHVGDRALVRLMGEAAEIVGRVEGIAGGIEDRERSAGTTMLPNINPTFSWVRLAQRIPVRIALDSTAGDVALIAGRTATVIIGAMSQTTP; via the coding sequence ATGAAATTGAGATTGCTTACCCTCCCGCGCATCGCGACGACCTCGACGCTCGCGGCGGCGGCGATCATCGTCGCCTGGCGTCTATGGGTGCATTACGAGCAGGAGCCCTGGACGAGAGACGCCCGCGTGCGCGCCGACGTCGTCGCTGTCGCCGCCGATGTTTCGGGACTCGTCAGCGAGGTTCTCGTCCATGACGATCAGTTCGTTCACAAGGGCGACGCGCTGTTCCGAATCGATCGGGAGCGCTTCATTCTCGCCCTGCGGCAGGCGGAGGCGATCCTCGACGGGCGCACGGCCGCGCTCGACGCCGTGACGAAAGACCTCGCGCGCTATCGCGCACTGGAGGCGACGAAGACGATCGCTGTCTCCAAGCAGCAGCTCGACGCGGCGATCTCCGCGCAAGCCCAGGCGCAGGCGGCGTCGCGACAGGCGGCGGCCGATCGAGACATCGCCCGATTGAACCTCGAACGATCGGAAGTTCGCGCCTCGGTCAGCGGACCCTTGACGAATTTCGACTTGAGGCCCGGCGCCTATGTGACGGCCGGGAAGGGCGTCGCGGCGCTGATCGACGCGGAGAGCCTGCACGTCGACGGCTATTTCGAAGAAACCAAGCTTCCGATGATTCATGTCGGCGATCGCGCTTTGGTCCGCCTGATGGGAGAGGCAGCCGAGATCGTCGGTCGCGTCGAGGGAATAGCAGGCGGCATAGAGGACCGCGAGCGTAGCGCTGGAACGACGATGCTGCCAAACATCAATCCGACATTCAGCTGGGTGCGGCTCGCACAGCGCATTCCTGTGCGCATCGCGCTCGACTCGACGGCGGGCGACGTCGCATTGATCGCGGGCCGCACAGCCACAGTGATCATCGGCGCAATGAGCCAGACGACGCCGTGA
- a CDS encoding DUF1656 domain-containing protein, producing MNAEISIFGVFVSSLLASALVAFVLEIVIKQALEAVGFYRFVWHPALFNFAMFVCLLGACVLLSSVRSL from the coding sequence ATGAATGCGGAAATCAGCATTTTCGGCGTGTTCGTATCGTCGCTGCTCGCCTCCGCGCTCGTCGCTTTCGTCCTGGAGATCGTGATCAAGCAAGCGCTCGAAGCCGTTGGCTTCTACCGCTTCGTCTGGCATCCGGCTTTGTTTAATTTCGCCATGTTCGTCTGCCTGCTCGGCGCCTGCGTTCTGCTCTCATCCGTGAGATCACTATGA
- a CDS encoding FUSC family protein: MTFFGSGHWLFSIKTFVAAMIALAVSFWLDLPRPYWALASVYIASQPLSGATRSKAAYRAAGTLIGATGAVLMVPNLVDAPLALALAMSIWSGLCLYLALLDRTPRGYVFMLAGYTAAVVGFPAVDAPETIFDLALSRAEEILVGIACATLMSSLVLPRSVGPVVAERLENWLHGARVAAADTLDPENNASADAHWPRLVTEMVEIETLAIHLAFDAAVERRSLDKVRRIVPRMLMLFPVLSAVSDRLAALADLGGASERVSSIVADAHAVVAANKTNDAGKETTELRRDLEAAASSSADATWRELVEASLCQRLGELLDILYDCGELTKALAEGMARLAPLRLTIESRIERARHLDHGAALHAAITLACAIFACCLFWIVTSWPEGSVAAMMAAIVGSLYASQDDPAPSITGFAKWTIVATTIAGVYLFGILPHIHNFETLALALAPVYLAFGLLIASPQTFRIGLPLAIVTPTAMAVEELYSADAESFVNSSLAMSAGMALMAVATALIRPAGAQWRARGYARANRAALVQAADPRAGNDVRLMGLMLDRLFLLAPIAHEVEGKSLDALCDLRTGLNILDARRARNALSGSRRRRVDALLKHLSRHFHAGAPTPSRAVLHAIDRAMAMAQSAGDARLLLALVGLRRCLFTAEPTPDRSLSEAKVA, encoded by the coding sequence ATGACTTTTTTCGGCTCGGGCCATTGGCTGTTCTCGATCAAGACATTCGTCGCCGCTATGATAGCGCTCGCCGTCAGCTTCTGGCTCGATCTTCCACGTCCCTATTGGGCGCTGGCGTCAGTCTATATCGCCTCGCAGCCACTCTCCGGCGCGACGAGGTCCAAGGCCGCCTATCGGGCCGCGGGCACATTGATCGGAGCCACAGGCGCGGTCCTGATGGTTCCCAATCTGGTTGACGCCCCGCTCGCGCTGGCGCTCGCCATGTCGATCTGGTCGGGACTTTGCCTCTATCTCGCGCTCCTCGACCGCACGCCGCGCGGCTATGTGTTCATGCTGGCCGGCTACACGGCGGCGGTCGTCGGCTTTCCGGCCGTCGACGCGCCGGAGACGATCTTCGATCTCGCCTTGTCGCGAGCCGAGGAAATCCTCGTCGGCATCGCCTGTGCGACCCTCATGTCGAGCCTCGTCCTCCCGCGTTCCGTCGGCCCGGTCGTCGCCGAACGGCTCGAGAACTGGCTGCACGGCGCACGCGTTGCCGCCGCCGACACGCTCGATCCGGAAAACAATGCCTCGGCCGACGCGCATTGGCCGCGCCTCGTGACCGAAATGGTGGAGATCGAAACGCTCGCCATCCATCTCGCCTTCGACGCCGCGGTCGAGCGCCGATCGCTCGACAAGGTCCGGCGCATCGTGCCGCGCATGCTCATGCTGTTTCCCGTTCTCTCGGCGGTCTCCGATCGGCTCGCCGCGCTCGCCGACCTCGGCGGCGCCTCGGAGCGCGTTTCGTCAATCGTCGCGGACGCGCACGCCGTGGTCGCCGCGAACAAAACCAACGACGCCGGCAAGGAGACCACCGAGCTGCGGCGCGACCTCGAGGCGGCTGCTTCCTCGAGCGCGGACGCCACCTGGCGCGAGCTCGTCGAGGCGAGCCTCTGCCAACGCCTCGGCGAGCTGCTCGATATTTTGTACGACTGCGGCGAGCTGACGAAAGCGCTCGCCGAGGGAATGGCTCGGCTGGCGCCCCTGCGCCTCACGATCGAATCGCGAATCGAGCGCGCCCGCCATCTCGACCATGGCGCGGCGCTGCATGCCGCCATCACGCTCGCCTGCGCGATTTTCGCCTGCTGCCTGTTCTGGATCGTCACATCCTGGCCGGAAGGCTCCGTCGCCGCGATGATGGCGGCGATCGTCGGAAGCCTCTACGCCTCCCAGGACGATCCTGCTCCGTCGATCACTGGCTTCGCCAAATGGACGATCGTCGCCACGACGATCGCCGGCGTCTATCTTTTCGGCATACTGCCGCACATCCACAATTTCGAGACGCTGGCGCTGGCGCTCGCTCCCGTCTACCTCGCCTTCGGTCTGCTTATCGCGTCGCCGCAGACTTTTCGCATCGGCCTGCCTCTCGCCATCGTCACGCCGACGGCCATGGCCGTTGAGGAACTCTATTCCGCGGACGCCGAGAGCTTCGTCAATTCGAGCCTCGCAATGTCCGCCGGCATGGCGCTGATGGCGGTCGCTACCGCCTTGATCCGTCCGGCGGGCGCGCAATGGCGCGCGCGCGGCTATGCGCGCGCGAACCGGGCCGCCCTCGTTCAGGCCGCCGACCCGCGAGCGGGCAACGACGTGCGCCTGATGGGTCTGATGCTGGATCGCCTGTTTCTGCTCGCGCCCATCGCCCATGAGGTCGAAGGTAAATCGCTCGACGCGCTGTGCGATTTGAGAACCGGGCTAAATATTCTCGATGCGCGCCGAGCGCGAAACGCCCTCAGCGGCTCTCGCCGACGACGGGTCGACGCACTGTTGAAGCATCTTTCCCGACATTTCCACGCCGGAGCGCCGACGCCGTCCCGCGCCGTGCTGCATGCGATCGATCGCGCGATGGCGATGGCGCAAAGCGCGGGCGACGCGCGCCTGCTGCTCGCCCTGGTCGGCCTGCGGCGCTGTCTCTTCACCGCAGAGCCCACGCCAGATCGGTCCTTGTCGGAGGCGAAAGTCGCATGA
- a CDS encoding TetR/AcrR family transcriptional regulator, which yields MAKRPAKITKITKTVKAPRAGRGPSPEKTAQTRRVIVDAALGEFLDKGYADTTMDGVARRAGVAKGTPYRYFPAKEALFEAVVKEKIAGALIDADPANRRPDETVSTFMRRTMLVSIREIERNGRAAIARLVLVEGARFPEMTDIYRRVMFEPLLKQIHDLAATARARGELRRPELENYPHLLIAPIWFAIIHNGLLDRAHPLDIGDLFEANLDLVFDD from the coding sequence ATGGCGAAAAGACCCGCCAAGATCACCAAGATCACCAAGACCGTGAAAGCGCCGCGGGCCGGCAGAGGGCCGAGTCCGGAGAAGACCGCGCAGACGCGCCGTGTCATCGTCGATGCGGCGCTCGGCGAGTTTCTCGACAAAGGCTACGCCGACACGACGATGGACGGCGTCGCGAGGCGCGCCGGCGTCGCCAAGGGCACCCCCTATCGCTATTTTCCGGCAAAGGAGGCGCTATTCGAAGCCGTGGTGAAGGAGAAGATCGCAGGCGCGTTGATCGACGCCGACCCCGCCAATCGCCGACCCGACGAGACGGTGTCGACATTCATGCGGCGCACCATGCTCGTGTCGATACGCGAGATCGAGCGCAACGGTCGGGCCGCCATCGCCCGTCTGGTGCTCGTCGAGGGCGCGCGATTTCCGGAGATGACGGATATCTACCGACGCGTGATGTTCGAGCCGCTCTTGAAGCAGATCCACGATTTGGCCGCGACTGCGCGAGCGCGAGGGGAGCTGCGTCGCCCGGAACTCGAGAACTATCCACATCTGCTCATCGCGCCGATCTGGTTCGCGATCATTCATAACGGCCTTCTCGACCGCGCCCATCCTCTCGACATCGGCGATCTGTTCGAAGCGAATCTCGATCTTGTCTTCGACGATTGA